From one Phocoena sinus isolate mPhoSin1 chromosome 6, mPhoSin1.pri, whole genome shotgun sequence genomic stretch:
- the PNMA2 gene encoding paraneoplastic antigen Ma2: MALALLEDWCRIMSVDDQKSLMVMGIPVGCNEAEIQEVLQETLKSLGRYRVLGKIFRRQENANAVLVELLEDTDVSVIPSEVQGKGGIWKVIFKTPNQDTEFLERLNLFLEKEGQTVSGMFRALGHEGVSPVAMRCVSPELLAHLLGQAIAHTPQPLLPMGYRKLRVFSGSAVPAPEEEPFEIWLEQATEIVKEWPVAEAEKKRWLVESLRGPALDLMHIIQADNPSISVEECLEAFKQVFGSLESRRTSQVKYLKTYQEEGEKVSAYVLRLETLLRRAVEKRAIPRNSADQVRLEQVMAGASLSEILWCRLRELRDQGPPPSFLDLMKVIREEEEEEAAFENENTETPEDGDGYGHWDNGAGD, translated from the coding sequence ATGGCGCTGGCCCTGTTGGAGGACTGGTGTAGGATCATGAGTGTGGATGATCAGAAATCACTGATGGTCATGGGGATACCCGTGGGCTGCAATGAAGCCGAGATTCAGGAGGTCCTCCAGGAGACTTTAAAGTCTCTGGGCAGGTATAGAGTGCTTGGCAAAATATTCAGGAGGCAGGAGAATGCCAATGCTGTGTTGGTAGAGCTTCTGGAGGACACCGACGTCTCCGTGATCCCCAGCGAGGTTCAGGGAAAGGGGGGCATCTGGAAAGTGATCTTTAAGACCCCTAACCAGGACACTGAATTTCTTGAAAGACTGAACCTCTTTCTAGAGAAAGAGGGGCAGACGGTCTCGGGAATGTTCCGAGCTCTTGGGCATGAGGGAGTGTCTCCAGTGGCCATGCGCTGTGTCTCACCGGAGTTATTGGCCCATCTGCTGGGACAGGCAATAGCACACACCCCTCAGCCTTTGCTCCCCATGGGGTACCGGAAACTGAGAGTGTTCTCGGGGAGCGCTGTGCCCGCGCCAGAGGAAGAGCCCTTTGAAATCTGGTTGGAACAGGCCACCGAGATAGTCAAAGAGTGGCCGGTagcagaggcagaaaagaaaagatggttGGTGGAAAGCCTTCGCGGCCCTGCCCTGGACCTCATGCACATAATCCAGGCAGACAATCCGTCCATAAGTGTGGAAGAGTGTTTGGAAGCATTTAAGCAAGTGTTTGGAAGCCTGGAGAGTCGTAGGACCTCCCAGGTGAAATACCTGAAGACCTatcaggaggaaggagagaaagtctCAGCGTACGTGTTACGGTTAGAAACCCTGCTGCGGAGAGCTGTGGAGAAGCGGGCCATCCCGAGGAACAGCGCGGACCAGGTCCGCTTGGAGCAGGTCATGGCCGGGGCGAGCCTCAGTGAGATCCTCTGGTGTAGGCTTAGGGAGCTGAGAGACCAGGGGCCTCCTCCCAGCTTCCTGGACTTAATGAAGGTAATCCgcgaagaagaggaggaagaagccgCTTTTGAAAATGAGAATACTGAAACGCCGGAAGATGGAGATGGCTATGGCCACTGGGATAACGGGGCCGGAGACTAA